CAGGGTTacttgtagttctttttttttctctttattttgttgatcgttacatttaaaaaatatgagttccacTTATacaccccaaccccctcaccccaatcctctcacatcaaccacctctttcatcatcatgcacattcattgcatttggtgaatacagtttggagcactgctgcaccacatggataatggtgtacattatagtttacactctaccctgatccacccagtaggccatggcaggatatgcaacgtctagcatctgtccctgcagtaacactcatgacaactctaagtcctgaaattgcccccacctcatatctcttcttccctctccctaccctcagcagttaccatgaacactttctcctcatcaatgctacaatttcttccattactaatcacaatatttccatagtagaatatcagtaagtccaccctaatctaTACTCTcatcccccatcctgtggaccctgagatgtttatatccactccacctctatatcaagagggggcttagatttcacatggatgatggatgcaattttcctacttgcagttgtaggcactcttgcccCCCTGCTacagtggttgaccttcttcacctccctgttagctggccagggaaaGTTCATAAACCAGATGGAAGGAGTTGCAAGtttcctgaggctcagggctgtcacttggacagtctagagattcaggtctcctgagtatacaccaacctgaATAATTCATAGAATTTGCCCATGaaaccacctggtcctgggcttttcttggttgacAGGGTTTTATGACTACTTCAATCTCATTACTGGTGATTGGACTGTTCAGTTCTTTGAATTTTTCAATCATCAGTGTAGTTTGATGTGTCTTTCTACAAATTTACAcctttcatctaaattgtccttATTTATCGGATAAAATTTTTTAGCATATGCTCTTGTGATACTCTACTTCTTTGGGGTCAGTAAAGATACActgcctctcatttctgattttatttatttgcatcttctctctttttttctttgctagccCAGCTAAGCgattttcaattttatgaattttctcaaagaaccagctttggttttatttattctttctaattgtctaattctcaatttcatttaattttgctcTACTCATAGTTAATTTCCTTCCATCTGCATGCTTTGTGAttcatttattgttctttttctaatttctccaagtgtgtAGTTAAGGTTtaggttttactttttttcttttctaaaataagtatttaaggctatgaatttccttcttgaCACtaatttagctgcatcccatacattctattattattttttctcattttcatttgtttcaaagtagttacaaTTTATCTGGCAATTTCCTACATGACAAACTAATTGTTTAAGGGTacgtttaacttccatatatttttccTAGTACTGTTCTCCattctttattgatttctagcttcatttcactCTGATCAGAATTAAATTTCAATTGATCTAAATTTGTTTCAGCTTGTGTATGAGcttgcatgtggtctatcctggagattAATCCATGAGCACTCAAGGAGACTCTTTGTCGTGCTCTTTTGGGATGTAATGTTCTCTATAaatctattagatccagttcctctaacACATAATccaagatctctgtttctttcttgagCCTCTATCAAGATGATCTGACTAATCCTGATAATGGGTATTGAAGTTCCCTACTCTCGTTTTAGAGACATTTATTGCTCCTTTTATGTCTTTTCTCTTAgaacacttttgcatttaaagtctacttcatCAAATATCAGTATAGCAACTCCTGtcattttttgttcattgtttgcttgtaaagttgttttaaaacctttcattttcaacctgtttatttttttccttggatctaaggtgagtttcttgtaggcagcataaagatgggttatatttccttatccattctgccaatctgcatCTTTTGCTGGGAGGGTTTAATCCACcaacattcaattttatttctgtcaATGCAGGACTTACATCAACcatttttctttagctttatatatgtcatattttatttttatttctctttttacttttttagttattcttactaaatAAACTTACTTTCTGCACTCTCCTCAAACCTTTTCTCTCCTGTTCCCTTTCACCTCATAGAattctctttaatatttcttgaaggtaAAATTATTGTTGGTAAATTCTCCAAAATATGTGTATCTATGAATATTATGAACATGAACTAATTTTAGAATCCAAGTCATACTACCCAAAGCAGTCTATAGCTTCAACAAAATGCCTATAACCACCTCAGTTGTCTTTTGAGAATCAAAGGAAATGCTGATCTTCATTCATATGTAATTATATTTCCCCAGTCTGAGGTACCACCTTCTGGTGTTATATCAATTTATTTCACTACCCTTAGTCTGTATATACTGTGAGCTGTTTTAAAAGAAGGCACAATAGAAGACACTTTCTCTTAAACCCAGAACATAGTTTCATGCTTACTCTctagtattgctgaataaatattaattgtatGACTGAGAAAAACAAGTGATTGATTAATGAAACAGGTGGTGCTAACTGTGGGGGAGATAGGAGAAGCAATGGgaccagaggaaatcttgtttagAGAGGTCAACCCCATTTATGAGAGCCAACTCCAGAGGGTACAGAGATATTTTAGAGTACCCAGAATTTCTATCTATAATCAGAGATAGGGAAATCATTTTAGGAATTCTTGCATATCAGATCCCATGCCTGAAGAAGAGTGAATTCCTTATGTGAATAATGTATCCATTGGGATCACAGATGAATATGCAATTTCAAAGCTTTCTCCCAAAAGTCTAAATCACCATGAGTTTGCAttgtgatttttctctctttcctccataGAACTAAGTACCCAGGGAGTAGAGTGACAAAAGAATTCTTTATTAATTATGCTCATgagaatgaaatccctaaaggtaAGGAAACCCTAAATGTTTCCCCTACACAATTTTTAGTCTCATTTACTAATCTCTGGTGAAGAGAAAACACAACCGTGTCTTCTAGAGACCTCGTGAGTGGTTTCATCTCTGCTATTCCTGGGTGCAGGGTTTCCAAATTCATCCATCATTCAAGGAAAATTCTACATTGGTGAactaaaacactttctctgataactTCAGGTTGAGTCtcagaatcttcacaggtgctGCAAGAATGCATTTGGCTCCATGGACATCTTTTATTGGTAATAATTTTAGGTCAACAGCAAGGTATATATGTAAAGAAAGCTCAATCATACAAAGTCATCCCTGCTTAAAGGGGCTGACTGTGGAGGGGTAAAATGGACaaactaaaataatttcttttaccaATCTGTCTCAACCAGTATTGGCTCTCATTCACAGGGTTTCCTTCTCTCAAGAGCATTTACCATTTTGCTTTGTCTTAATTTTCTACATTTATAGGAAGTACCTCTATAACCACATTagttcaattctttttttttttttgacattcagcaaacatttagtcATCAAATAATTCAAGGCTGGCACTAAGTATTTTGGGAACaaagaaatgacatttttttttgtattgataAAATTGCTTGTACAAAGGATAAGAGATATTGAATtgagtacatgcaatatcctgagATGTACTGAAATCTTGGTGATGTGGATCCAAAACTTTGGATGTACCCTGTGGAGGTTAGTGAAAGCTTCATAAGGGCGCTGATGCTTGTACTGAGacttgaaggaggaattggagtAAGTCCTGGAAGACACTTTGGTAGAAGCAGAACACGAGGAGATGACAGGGACAACAATGGGAGAATCAAGCAACCTTAatgtgtggtgaggttttaaagtTACTTCATGTTATTTGATGAACAATGAAATTCAGGGGAGAGAAAGTGGAACCTGAGCTGGACAAGGATGGCAGCAGCCAAATAACAGAGAGCCTTGTATTTTGTCCCAAAGATTGATCTTCATGTCTGAAGTTATTGGAGAGTTAGTACAGGGATTTTAGGAGATGATGTTCATGAAAAGTCTAGTCCTGTCAAAAGCTATCTCTGGGTGTTGTCAAAGCACAAAAGAGATGATGAAGGCTGGAAATAACACAGTAGACATGGAGAAGGAAGGTTGGGGATGAGTCTGGGTGGGtttaaccaaaatttaaaaatagtcactATTAATTCTAGGCAAAATGCCAagcattttatattcattattttattcaattacttTATGAAATGTCTTCACCATTCTGTTTTAATTGAGAAAGAACTGGAGACTAACAGCAGTGTGATATTCTTGTCCAAGGTGTGGAATTGTGTTTGGGTTGACTTGGCGTTTGATATTCCTAGCATTTTGCATTTCATGAATAATTGTATTTATTAATAAACTATCTTTTAGAacagtgttaaatttcttaaaaatcaagTATAGTAGAGTCTCCAAGAATCTCTAACACTCTTTCCCCCTATCATTGCCATCACccattcaaaataaagtttatctTTATTTGTCATAAATTCTTCATTCCTATGTGATGGGAACATTTCTCACTCTCCTGGTTTTTCATGACTGGATAGTTTTGAGGAGTCTGGGAAAGGTCTTTTTTAAAGTGTCCCTAATGTGGAATTTGTACCATGCTCTTCTCATGTCTAGACTAGAATTGCTGTTGGAAGGAAGACACCAGAGTTAAAGTGCTATTTCCATCACATCATATCCAGGTTGCATCTTATCAACATGAATGTTCACCTTTGATGATGACTTGGATGGACAGTGTTTTGAGGTTCATTGTTCTACAATTACAGAATTATACGGAATAGTTTCATGCATCTAACAATTTTCATGTTCTACACCATTTCAAGattcctcctttctccctaaGTCCCTGGCAACCAGCGAtcaatctattttctgtttttttgcctTACCCAGGTCATATAATTGAAAGTAAATATATGAGGCATTTTTAGAGTGGTTCTTTAACATAAATATTTGAGAGTCAAGCTTTCTTTTGTGGCTGGAtgaacaatttcatttttatcactgACTAATATTCCACTGTAGAGTTATAGCACAGTGTTTATCTTttacctattgaaggacattttgGTAGTACCAAAATCTGGTACTGTCAGATTTTGGAGAGTATAAATACAACTTCTATAAAtattcgtgtgtgtgtgtgtgtattgagaCTTGTGATTTCAAATCATCTGCATATATACATAAGAAGACagttgctgggttgtatggtaaaactatgtttagttttacaagaaatTGCTAAACTGCCTTCTGTCTGAACATTTTGTCCATATTGTACTCTCACTAGCAAGGGATGTGACTAGTATTGCTTCATATCCTCATGCATAATTGGTATTTTTGGTGTTTAGATGTTTAGCTATTCTAATAAGCATGTGATGCTATATCATTGCAGTTTTagttttgcatttcactaatgacAAAAAATTTTAAGCATCTTTTGTGTATGCTTATTTGGCAATTATaaatatccttggttaagtttctgCTTAGAAATTTCCCCCTTTATAAAATAGGTTGTCTGCATTCTTATCGATGTGTGTTgagttctatgtattttttaatacaaataatttatatgtgttttgcaaatattttcctcatgtctgttgattctcttttcatttcttatcaATGACTCACAGAAAatatattgtacattttaataatgtATAACCTGTACATTTTCTTCTGTCATGAGTAGTGCTTTGGGTGCTATATCTAAACACTCATTGACAAACAACTGACCCTTGATTTTCTTGTATGTTTTGTTGTAGAAGtttcatatttcacatttttaCATACAAATGTATCACACATGTTGAGTTAATATTGTGAAATATATGCAATCTCTGTCTAATTTCCTTTATGTTTGCATGTTTGCATCCCATTGTTCCATggaacatttgttgaaaagtccTCACTTTTTCCAGTGAATTGACTGTCTCCTTGTTAAAGATCTCATGATTGCATTAGTGTGGATCTATTTTTGAGTTCTCTAACTATggttcatgtatttattttaacaaggcaacaatgtttgtttattttattttagtaaaactTGATACCAGTTAGTGTGCCCTACAACTTTGTCTTTCTTCAGTATTGTTTTGGCTAGCTAGATAatatcaggatttttttttaatgtagcattaaaaaataaagagaaaagaaataattccTAAAACTTTCATCTTCTTCTTCCGTATTATATTAGCTTTCTAGGGTTTTTATATTTCtgcataaattttagaattagtttttCAATGTCCTAAAAATTATTTGCTGGAATTTAGACCTGGATTGAGTTGAAAGTAAGATCAAAGAAACTGCAACTTTATAATATTGAGTCTATTGTATGTTAAACCAGAATActtctaattaattaattactttcaTCTTTTCACTGTAGTAACTTATATAACTTAATATTTACCTTTTCATCCATGATCAAGTGTTCAGTTTGGTAATATAAATTACAGTCAGAATATTCTGCAACCATCACTAATGTCCATCATCCCAAATTTTTAATTACAAGGTAGAAAATGTCCAGTCAAAATGTTTGTTGATTGCAATCAGTTCAAAGAGAATTTATAGTGGAAAATATTGCTGTGAGGCAATAGTTATAATTGCGGACATGAATGGCAATTTAGAAATGGCATTAAAGTGATTCAAGAACATTTGTTTTCCCTGTTTTCAGATAAAgactctatctatctatctatctatctatctatctatctatctatctatctatctatttatctatctatctatgatttatctatcatctctttcttccttccttccttcctttctttctttcttccttcctccctcccttccttctaccTATCCATTTATCCACCTAAACATACTTTCGTCTAATCATCATCcaaccatccacccatccacacaccttccatccttcTATCCATTTATTCATCTAAACctatatcatctatcatctaaCTTTCTATCATCTATGCATTTATGTATCTAactaaaaagaaatcattaacttAATGAGTTTGCAAACAGAAGAATTTATGTTAAAATGCTTCTTGCTGCTTGTGGCTAACTGTGCATTTCACTGCTCTCTTTTCAGTTTTATCATCAGCTACATGGAGCCAGAAATCCAAACAtgtatttctgaatttattctcCTGGGTCTCTCAGAAGATGCTGAAGTGCAGCCTCTCCTCTTTGGGCTGTTCCTGATGATGTATATGGTCACTTTTATTGGgaatctgctcatcatcctggccatcatcactgactcccacctccacacacccatgtacttcttcctttctaacttgtcttttacagatatctgtttcactTCCACCACAGTCCCAAAAATGTTGCTGAACTTTCAGACAGAAAGCAAAATTATAACTTATGAAAGTTGCATCATCCAgatgtatttttccatgctttttggacaattagataattccctcttgactgtgatggcctatgaccgcctcgtggccatctgtcaccccctgcaatatatagtcatcatgaacccctggctctgtggtCTCTTGCTGCTGGCAtgctggttattgagtgttttagtCCCTCTTTTACATGGTTTAATGATTTTGCAACTGTCTTTTTGTAAAGTGTTGGAAATACCCCACTTTTTTTGTGAAATTAATCAGGTGGTCCaacttgcttgttctgacactTTCCTTAATGACCTAGTGATGTATTTTGCAACTGGACTTCTGGCTGTTATTCCACTC
This genomic interval from Dasypus novemcinctus isolate mDasNov1 chromosome 30, mDasNov1.1.hap2, whole genome shotgun sequence contains the following:
- the LOC101413402 gene encoding olfactory receptor 7A17-like; the protein is MEPEIQTCISEFILLGLSEDAEVQPLLFGLFLMMYMVTFIGNLLIILAIITDSHLHTPMYFFLSNLSFTDICFTSTTVPKMLLNFQTESKIITYESCIIQMYFSMLFGQLDNSLLTVMAYDRLVAICHPLQYIVIMNPWLCGLLLLACWLLSVLVPLLHGLMILQLSFCKVLEIPHFFCEINQVVQLACSDTFLNDLVMYFATGLLAVIPLTRILFSYSKILSSIMRISTAGGKHKAFSTCGSHLSVVALFYGTGLAVYLSSAATQNSRANAIASVMYTVVTPMFNPFIYSLRNKDIKQALKNLRSIITIKG